The Pseudomonadota bacterium genome has a segment encoding these proteins:
- a CDS encoding ATP-binding cassette domain-containing protein encodes MLIVTGLSKTYGRQVLFDNVSFSVNPGERIGLTGRNGSGKTTLFRLILGEEEPDSGDVGIPNGYTIQYLSQHINFTKSSVLEEACLALKVAEDGRDEAYRVKSILSGLGFSPGEFHRNPYHLSGGFQVRLNLAKILASGPNLLLLDEPTNYLDIVSVRWLIQFLRIWKNELILITHDRAFMNSVTTHTMGIHRQNIRKIAGSTEKLYQQILQDEEVYEKTRVNDERKIKDVELFVNRFRAQASRAKAVQSKVRMLEKREKREKLTELPELDFTFNSAPFPGKWLVEADNVSFFFSEDVPPLIHAFRVAIKKNDRIAIIGKNGKGKTTLLNLLAGEFQPKQGEIRYNQNLKLAYFGQTNVARLDPDKTVLEEVLNAHPAHSLGSARGICGSMMFDGDNALKKVAVLSGGEKSRVLIGKLLVSPANLILLDEPDNHLDTESIDSLIEAIDTFTGAVLFVTHSEMILRAIATKLIVFDNGKISIFEGTYDDFLERIGWEDEKTITKANNGKTIESQNKGASRKDLRRVRARLIESRSKVLGPLQQEIEILEKAITKLENRIEDDNQTLIRASNVGDGKTITSLSISIHNSKIEIERLFDDLDRLTGEHHRKSMEFEEQFNELNGT; translated from the coding sequence ATGCTTATAGTTACAGGCCTTTCAAAAACATACGGCAGACAGGTTCTCTTTGACAATGTCTCCTTTTCGGTAAATCCTGGCGAACGTATCGGCCTCACCGGGAGAAATGGTTCGGGCAAGACAACGCTCTTCAGGCTCATACTTGGCGAGGAAGAACCTGATTCGGGCGATGTCGGTATCCCTAACGGATATACAATCCAATATCTCTCCCAACATATCAATTTTACTAAAAGCTCTGTCCTGGAAGAGGCTTGCCTGGCGTTGAAGGTTGCCGAGGATGGCAGGGATGAGGCCTACAGGGTAAAATCCATTCTCTCCGGCCTTGGTTTTTCTCCGGGCGAATTTCACCGGAACCCATATCATTTATCGGGCGGTTTCCAGGTACGCCTGAATCTTGCAAAGATATTGGCCTCGGGGCCGAACCTCCTGCTTCTTGACGAACCCACAAACTACCTCGACATTGTGTCGGTGAGGTGGCTCATACAATTTTTGCGGATATGGAAAAATGAGCTAATCCTTATTACACATGACCGTGCGTTTATGAATAGCGTGACTACCCACACAATGGGCATTCACAGGCAAAACATCCGCAAGATTGCAGGTTCAACGGAAAAACTATATCAGCAGATACTCCAGGATGAAGAGGTTTACGAAAAGACCCGGGTAAATGATGAGAGAAAGATAAAAGATGTTGAGCTTTTTGTTAACCGGTTCAGGGCTCAGGCATCGAGGGCAAAGGCTGTCCAGTCAAAGGTAAGGATGCTTGAGAAAAGGGAAAAGCGTGAGAAATTGACAGAACTTCCTGAACTTGATTTTACCTTTAACTCGGCGCCATTCCCCGGAAAATGGCTTGTAGAGGCTGATAATGTATCATTTTTCTTTTCAGAAGATGTTCCTCCTCTGATTCATGCCTTTCGGGTTGCCATTAAAAAAAATGACCGTATCGCTATTATCGGTAAGAATGGAAAGGGTAAGACAACCCTGCTAAACCTGCTTGCGGGTGAGTTTCAACCTAAGCAAGGCGAAATCAGATACAACCAGAATCTGAAACTTGCCTATTTCGGACAGACTAACGTCGCGAGGCTTGATCCGGACAAAACAGTACTCGAAGAAGTGCTCAACGCCCACCCGGCCCACAGCCTTGGTTCTGCAAGGGGCATCTGCGGGTCAATGATGTTCGACGGCGACAACGCGTTGAAAAAAGTTGCTGTTCTGTCCGGCGGCGAAAAGAGCAGGGTGTTGATAGGAAAGCTTCTTGTAAGTCCCGCAAACCTGATTCTACTTGACGAGCCTGACAACCACCTTGACACCGAGTCAATAGACTCTCTCATAGAAGCAATCGACACATTTACAGGGGCTGTCCTCTTTGTAACTCACAGCGAAATGATACTCAGGGCAATCGCGACAAAGTTAATTGTCTTTGACAATGGGAAAATAAGTATCTTCGAAGGCACATACGACGATTTTCTCGAAAGGATCGGCTGGGAAGACGAAAAAACGATCACAAAGGCGAATAATGGAAAGACGATAGAATCTCAGAATAAAGGGGCAAGCAGGAAGGACTTGCGGCGGGTGCGTGCCCGTTTGATCGAAAGCCGCTCAAAAGTATTAGGGCCACTCCAGCAAGAGATTGAAATACTTGAAAAGGCTATAACAAAACTGGAAAACCGGATAGAAGACGACAACCAAACCCTTATCCGTGCGTCTAACGTGGGTGACGGAAAGACAATCACATCACTTTCGATCTCTATTCACAACTCAAAGATAGAGATAGAACGGCTTTTTGATGATTTGGACAGGCTTACCGGTGAACATCACAGAAAATCAATGGAATTTGAGGAACAATTTAACGAATTGAACGGAACGTAG
- the yedF gene encoding sulfurtransferase-like selenium metabolism protein YedF — MSELIDAKGLACPEPVVLAKKALNLHDEVTVIVDNETARENVNRLAASSGCAVDMTEEPGGIFRIHIKKQQNRQAGGDAPSVCRRPEDTPTSAHGPTVFVISSNVMGHGNDDLGAVLMKAFIHTAVDLDYGPDIMIFYNTGVKFTASDSDVIDDLLALQEKGVKLLICGACANFFNLTNKIGAGSISNMYDIAGALSTAGRIIKP; from the coding sequence ATGTCGGAATTAATTGATGCAAAGGGGCTTGCATGCCCTGAACCGGTTGTTCTCGCAAAGAAGGCTTTGAATTTGCACGATGAAGTGACTGTTATTGTAGATAACGAGACTGCAAGAGAAAACGTGAATCGCCTTGCCGCAAGTTCAGGCTGTGCAGTTGACATGACGGAGGAACCCGGCGGTATTTTCAGGATACACATTAAGAAACAACAGAATAGACAGGCTGGAGGAGATGCGCCGTCGGTGTGCCGGCGCCCCGAAGATACGCCGACTTCTGCGCATGGGCCTACGGTGTTTGTCATTTCATCAAACGTCATGGGACATGGAAACGATGATCTGGGCGCTGTCCTCATGAAGGCCTTCATACACACTGCTGTTGATCTGGATTATGGGCCGGATATCATGATTTTTTATAATACCGGCGTAAAGTTTACAGCTTCCGACTCTGATGTTATTGATGACCTGTTAGCGCTTCAGGAAAAGGGCGTGAAGCTCCTGATATGCGGCGCCTGCGCAAACTTTTTTAATCTGACCAATAAAATCGGTGCAGGGAGCATATCAAATATGTATGACATTGCAGGGGCTCTTTCAACGGCGGGAAGGATCATCAAGCCATGA
- the mtgA gene encoding monofunctional biosynthetic peptidoglycan transglycosylase codes for MKGRKKSFSKIIKVVFLIVVFAFITGAGYYFVFPDISRMKKENPGKTSFMEYREKEWENKGKKLKIRKKWVSLSNISPYLIKAVIIAEDDKFWSHHGFDVEAIQKALEKNIERGAFKVGGSTISQQLSKNLYLTPARNPMRKLKEAVLTWRIERTLSKRRILELYLNVAEWGEGIFGVEAASLHYYGKPASALSPEEAARLAVVLPNPRKLRVDGESRYVERRAKIIYDIMVKRGIVIPEYEDVMQNLSEEKSINNIPAVNGKP; via the coding sequence ATGAAAGGGCGGAAAAAAAGTTTTTCAAAGATAATAAAGGTTGTTTTTCTTATCGTCGTTTTTGCTTTCATTACCGGCGCAGGCTATTATTTTGTCTTCCCCGATATATCAAGGATGAAAAAGGAGAACCCGGGTAAGACATCTTTTATGGAGTACCGTGAAAAAGAATGGGAAAACAAAGGTAAAAAACTGAAGATTCGGAAAAAATGGGTTTCCCTGTCCAATATATCTCCCTACCTTATCAAGGCAGTAATTATTGCAGAAGATGACAAATTCTGGTCACATCATGGGTTTGATGTAGAGGCTATTCAGAAGGCGCTTGAAAAGAATATTGAGAGGGGGGCATTTAAAGTTGGTGGAAGCACCATTAGTCAGCAGCTTTCGAAAAACCTCTACCTTACCCCGGCAAGGAACCCCATGCGGAAGTTGAAAGAGGCGGTCCTGACCTGGAGAATAGAGAGGACGCTCTCTAAGAGGAGAATCCTTGAACTTTACCTCAACGTGGCAGAATGGGGCGAAGGCATATTCGGGGTTGAAGCAGCATCGCTCCATTATTATGGTAAGCCTGCATCAGCCTTGAGCCCGGAAGAAGCTGCCAGACTTGCCGTTGTACTCCCAAACCCGAGGAAACTCCGTGTTGACGGGGAGTCGCGCTATGTTGAAAGGCGTGCAAAAATCATCTACGACATTATGGTAAAACGGGGCATAGTTATACCTGAATACGAAGATGTAATGCAAAATCTCTCTGAAGAAAAATCCATAAATAATATTCCCGCTGTAAACGGTAAGCCATGA
- a CDS encoding radical SAM protein, with product MKRLKALLINPYIYDFSAYSYWSTPLGLLYLGSVLRKNGMEIKLIDCLRVEENKRKEDGRAPFIKERVNKPQPLKGIRKRLKRYGISKEVLIKELSSVESPDLILITSIMTYWYAGAKEVSDATRNLFPGAKIVIGGIYPSLCYEHALKAMTSADLIVKNNEINSFYGFIEKELTTALSYKPDMYDLDNLPYPCFDLYYHIPFVPLLTSYGCTYKCTYCATPYMHPNIVRRKPESTADEILFWHNYGLNSFVIYDDNFLFNKELFAKPLLRHIIELPFPVKIYNPNALNAALVDEELAFLLLGAGFKDIRIGLETVNPLIQKSTGGKVNPRTFENALSCLIKAGFPASTISIYMLAGLPFQKWEDVKTTIDYITDFGVRAHIAEYTPIPHTSMFDEFKSFARYPLTDDPAYQNNALFPFAWQGFTENDLMFLKQYAREKNANVDKTD from the coding sequence GTGAAACGTTTAAAGGCTCTTCTTATTAATCCGTATATTTATGATTTTTCAGCATACAGCTACTGGTCAACCCCGCTTGGCTTGTTATATCTTGGCAGTGTTTTAAGAAAAAACGGCATGGAAATAAAACTTATTGATTGTCTCAGGGTGGAGGAAAATAAAAGAAAAGAGGACGGAAGGGCACCTTTTATAAAGGAAAGGGTTAATAAGCCTCAACCATTGAAAGGCATAAGAAAAAGATTAAAAAGATACGGCATCTCAAAAGAAGTCTTAATAAAAGAGCTTTCTTCGGTGGAAAGTCCGGACCTGATTCTTATTACTTCGATCATGACATACTGGTATGCCGGCGCAAAAGAAGTATCCGATGCGACAAGAAACTTATTTCCCGGGGCCAAAATTGTGATTGGCGGTATTTACCCTTCATTGTGTTATGAGCACGCCTTAAAGGCAATGACAAGCGCTGATCTTATTGTTAAAAATAACGAAATAAACAGCTTTTACGGCTTTATAGAGAAAGAGTTAACTACCGCGCTATCTTATAAGCCCGATATGTACGATCTTGATAATCTCCCCTATCCGTGTTTTGATTTGTATTACCATATCCCCTTTGTCCCCTTGCTTACGTCTTACGGGTGTACTTACAAATGCACATACTGTGCAACACCATATATGCATCCGAATATAGTACGAAGGAAACCGGAAAGCACTGCAGATGAGATTTTATTCTGGCATAACTACGGTTTAAATAGTTTCGTAATCTATGACGACAACTTTCTGTTTAATAAAGAGCTGTTTGCAAAACCCTTGCTTAGACATATTATAGAACTTCCCTTTCCCGTTAAAATATATAATCCCAATGCCCTGAATGCTGCACTGGTAGATGAAGAATTGGCCTTTCTTCTTCTGGGGGCAGGGTTCAAAGACATAAGGATAGGACTTGAGACGGTTAATCCTCTTATTCAGAAATCAACCGGTGGAAAAGTGAATCCGAGGACATTTGAAAATGCCTTGAGCTGTCTGATTAAAGCAGGGTTTCCTGCCAGTACAATCAGTATCTACATGCTTGCCGGCCTGCCTTTTCAGAAGTGGGAAGATGTGAAAACAACCATAGATTATATTACGGATTTCGGTGTACGGGCACATATTGCAGAATACACACCGATTCCACACACTTCTATGTTTGACGAATTTAAATCTTTTGCCCGTTACCCTTTGACAGATGATCCGGCGTACCAGAATAATGCCCTGTTTCCCTTTGCATGGCAGGGATTTACAGAAAATGACCTGATGTTTTTAAAACAATATGCAAGAGAAAAGAACGCCAATGTTGATAAAACGGATTAA
- a CDS encoding DUF3343 domain-containing protein translates to MKDDRNYCVALFDSVSHAMKAEKILKKAGIPHKLIPVPRSISSDCGVCLRFLPEQKDAIIDALESTIRISEIRELLP, encoded by the coding sequence ATGAAAGATGATAGAAACTATTGCGTGGCCTTATTCGACTCGGTAAGCCACGCGATGAAGGCAGAGAAGATACTCAAAAAAGCAGGCATACCTCACAAGCTCATTCCGGTACCGCGAAGCATAAGCTCTGACTGCGGAGTCTGCCTGCGCTTCCTTCCTGAGCAGAAGGACGCGATCATAGATGCTCTCGAATCAACCATCCGCATAAGCGAGATACGAGAACTTTTACCATAA